A portion of the Macaca thibetana thibetana isolate TM-01 chromosome 9, ASM2454274v1, whole genome shotgun sequence genome contains these proteins:
- the SAMD8 gene encoding sphingomyelin synthase-related protein 1 isoform X2 — MAGHNQLCIRRWTTKHVAVWLKDEGFFEYVDILCNKHRLDGITLLTLTEYDLRSPPLEIKVLGDIKRLMLSVRKLQKIHIDVLEEMGYNSDSPMGSMTPFISALQSTDWLCNGELSHDCDGPITDLNSDQYQYMNGKNKHSVRRLDPEYWKTILSCIYVFIVFGFTSFIMVIVHERVPDMQTYPPLPDIFLDSVPRIPWAFAMTEVCGMILCYIWLLVLLLHKHRSILLRRLCSLMGTVFLLRCFTMFVTSLSVPGQHLQCTGKIYGSVWEKLHRAFAIWSGFGMTLTGVHTCGDYMFSGHTVVLTMLNFFVTEYTPRSWNFLHTLSWVLNLFGIFFILAAHEHYSIDVFIAFYITTRLFLYYHTLANTRAYQQSRRARIWFPMFSFFECNVNGTVPNEYCWPFSKPAIMKRLIG, encoded by the exons ATGGCAGGTCATAATCAACTCTGCATTCGCCGCTGGACTACCAAGCATGTAGCTGTGTGGCTGAAGGATGAAGGCTTTTTTGAATATGTGGACATTTTATGCAATAAGCACCGACTTGATGGAATCACATTGCTAACATTGACTGAATATGATCTCCGGTCTCCTCCTCTGGAAATCAAAGTCTTAGGGGACATTAAAAGGTTAATGCTCTCGGTCCGAAAATTGCAGAAAATACATATTGATGTTTTAGAAGAGATGGGCTACAACAGTGACAGTCCCATGGGTTCCATGACCCCTTTCATCAGTGCTCTTCAGAGTACAGACTGGCTCTGTAATGGGGAGCTTTCCCATGACTGTGACGGACCCATCACTGACTTGAATTCTGATCAGTACCAGTACATGAATGGTAAAAACAAACATTCTGTTCGAAGATTGGACCCAGAATACTGGAAGACTATACTGagttgtatatatgtttttatagtaTTTGGATTTACATCTTTCATTATGGTTATAGTCCATGAGCGAGTGCCTGACATGCAGACCTATCCACCACTCCCAGATATATTCTTAGATAG CGTTCCTAGAATCCCATGGGCCTTTGCCATGACGGAAGTATGTGGCATGATTCTGTGCTATATTTGGCTCCTGGTTCTTCTTCTTCACAAGCACAG GTCAATACTTCTGCGAAGGCTCTGTAGTCTGATGGGAACTGTATTCTTGCTTCGCTGCTTTACCATGTTTGTGACCTCCCTCTCCGTGCCAGGACAACACCTGCAGTGTACTGGAAAG ATATATGGCAGTGTATGGGAGAAATTACATCGAGCCTTTGCCATTTGGAGTGGCTTTGGTATGACCCTGACTGGCGTTCACACATGTGGAGATTACATGTTTAGTGGCCACACAGTCGTCCTAACTATGCTGAATTTCTTTGTCACTGAAT ATACACCAAGAAGCTGGAATTTCTTGCACACTTTATCCTGGGTTCTCAACCTCTTTGGAATCTTCTTCATCTTGGCTGCCCATGAACATTATTCCATTGATGtgtttattgctttttatatAACAACAAGACTCTTTTTGTACTACCATACTCTGGCCAATACCAGAGCATATCAGCAGAGTAGGAGAGCAAGGATTTGGTTTCCcatgttctctttttttgaatGCAATGTTAATGGCACAGTTCCTAATGAATATTGTTGGCCATTTTCAAAACCAGCAATAATGAAAAGACTAATTGGATGA